Genomic segment of Apostichopus japonicus isolate 1M-3 chromosome 8, ASM3797524v1, whole genome shotgun sequence:
TCAAGAAAATCTCCAAAATcagttaaaacaaataaatagctTTTAAAATTGGAATAGCTAGTAAAACAGCTGCATGATATGGAAAAATCTTTATATGTCTTTTTTGGTATAAAAATGTGCAACCTCATCTTGGAAGtttcaatttcaaacttttgcaaGTTTTTTGCTATTAACTAAACCCTTGATAGTGGCATGCACATCTGCATAGTAACTAGCTTAAAAGACTACAATAATCATTTCATTTGTTGCTCAGTGACTTATTGATTAAAACTGTACCTGAGACTGGACTATACAACAGCAGCGGTATTAATCTCACAAATTGAAAATAGGTTTTAGTATCATCGCACAAATTACTTTGACTCAGAAATATTTCTGTGCCTGGCTGGAAATTCagcatattttattattttcagcTTGAATTTCCAACCTTGCCATTAGTTGAAGAACTTTAAGACTAACAGAAGTACACACCAGTGTTACAAATTGTCAGTCtgagaacaaataaaaaatgttgCTTTCAACAAGTTTTCTacattattttgattggtgAAATCATGGCTTTGCAGAAGTCCAAACCGAAGGAACAGATTTTGAAGGCTGCCTTTCGGTTTATAAGGCAATAAACTGAGAGGACCTAGAACTGACCTGGTATGGTAGAGGTCATCGACCTGTCGTTGGTTGCTTCTTGTATTGACTCCTGTCTCCTAAGTTCACTAAGTATTGCAAAAAAGATCGGCACAGGACTTTGGGTGTTTTCGATCAGGTGATGAAAGTATCTCCTGAGCCTCCCCATTACATGGCACTTTCTCTCCGTCTGGAGGAAGACCTCTAGAAGGGCTGCGTTTGATGGATACTTAGAGAGGGCCTTCTGCAGACCACTCCGTAGGTCCGTTAATGGCACCGGACTGACACCAGTGTGGAATGAAGTAACTGAATCTCTGCTACTGTTACAAGCTCACTGTCCAATTCCTTCTGAGAGGAAAGGACAGATATTTCATTTGGGTTTGAATTTGTCGGTACTTTATCTAGAAAGGAGAGAACATCTTGAAAGACGACCCTGGCTGCTTGAGAGCTCACCGTGAGGTACTGGAAGAGGGCATAGCAACTGCTAAGGTGGTACATATAGCTACCGGAAGGAGTGACCAGGTCCTCCCCATCCTTTGCAGGGGCAGGACCAACTATCGGCGAATACTCCATCTTACATTCGTCCAAGAGTTCAACGAATCGCTTTCTAGCTTTGAGGATTCTTCCAGAGGCAACAGCGCTTTCGTGATACTGAGACAAAGGAACAAACTTGACACCCTCACCAAGAGTTGTTAGTAAATTGATTGCTTCTGTCTTTAGTTTCTCTGTGGCCACTTGCCCCTTTTCTCTAGAACGATAGCCAAGTTCACATTCCCTTTTGGCAAAAACATCATGAAGTTTCAGAGATGCCACCGTATGCACCAGTCTTGTGTAACTATAAATCTCTGAGTCACTTTTTGGAACACCGGCAAAGGAGAGAGCTGTCTCAAATATCCTCTGAGATTCCTTGGTATTTCCCACACTCCATTCCCACAATGCATAGGCTTCCCACAATGCTAGATTGTCTCGATTACCCTCCAGTGATAATGTCCTCTTGGCTCTCTTTTGGACTGATTTTATTTGCTTCTTCCTTGCCTTTGGTTCATCTGACAAGGTAACATTTGTCAGATGGAAACTGAGCTGCATAAGTCGAAGTACGGACTGCCGATCATCAGAAATTTTGGGAATAATTTGATCTATGACATAATCTACAAATTCACTCGACCGTTTGGACTCTGTTGTTGTGTCTACgcttttactttttatttcGTTTGTGGTTTTGTCTCCTTTCGTTACCTCACAGATCCTCAATATACCAGGACAACTCTTCACCCAGGTGGAATGCCAGGATGAAACGACACATTCTCTGTTAAAATCTTCTCCATCCATGCTAATGGCAAACTTAGCGTGCAGCAGTTGGTGTGCTGATTGGATTACAGTGTGTAAAAACTTGTGAGCGTGTGAACTGTTTGTGGTCAGCATGGCCTCATTTTGTATTCCGAGTAACTCCAACAACCCAAGAACGAGTTGAAACTTTGCATTTTTGCCAGTCAGCTTGAAGAGCACTTTGCTGATGTCATCAAAAAGGACCAACCTATCTGGATCATCACAATCATCTGTAGTCTGACCTGGATCAGGTCGCCATGGCAACATATGATCACATCCTCTAGCAGATTCCTCCATCATCCATGCCTCAACTTTAGACAGAGAAGGATCGAGTGTTCTGTCATCTTCTTCATTAACAGCTGCAGctgtaaataaaaaattgcaGAATCTATTATCCATAACACGGTCACCGATAAAGTGTGTGCCTTATTGTCTTAATTATAACTTTAGGGGTACAACTGTACAAGtaaatgaacaacagaaaactgatgggaaattataaacaagcTGGAGTTTTCTTCACTCTTTTTCAGTTTAAAAATTTGTTCCAAACAAGGTCTAAATCTACTAACCAAATTGTTATTCTTGTAAAAATAATTTTAGATACCAAAATTTCTTACATGTCCTTATATACTTAAATTAGTTGCTTAAGGATCCCAATGAGAATTgctgaagaaaatgttttgctACTACTCACTGCTGCTTGTTGCTGTTTGCTGCCAACCTCCCTTCTCTTTCATGTTCATCCAATGATTCCATCCTTTGGCCTCAGACTCCCCAAACTTTGGTTCATCAGAATCCCAGAATGTCTCTAAGAATGCTAACTATATAAACCAATAAACATCCatggaaagaaaaatcaatatcAGAAAAGATAGTAATGATATGAAATGTACTTAAAAGAACTTTACCTATGATATTGGTTTTGCTCACTTTCTCTGAGATCTTTTTATTacaagaaatataaacaaaacaaataactttCTCAAGCAAAGCCCATAAAAGAATGAAGCCCATAAAAGAATGAAACCCATAAAAGAATCAAGCCCATAAAAGAATCAAACAACAATGCTCAATCGGTGACAAAACATCAACAGTTATCGGAAAAGAATTTGAtgagaaaatgaataaatttagaACTGCAGTAGACATACCTGAGCTGATAAAGCAGTAGATTGTTCCAAATTTTCTGGACAAAAGAAGTTGAGTTCAATCATGGCCTGGAAGGCTGCAATGGTTTTCTCAGTGTGGCCAGCTTGATGCCAGAAGTGACAGAGCTGAATAAATATGTCTGGAAATTAGATAAATTACATCAAATTTGTATTATCTTTGAATAATGGTtccattaatttatttaaaaatgcAAAACTTTATAACACTTCATTGATAAAGCTTACTGTTTCCTTGTAGCTACAGCAAGGAACTCAAAGTGAGACCAGTTCATATATTTACCATTGGGCAGCAGattccaggggggggggagggcacaaGGGAATTTTCCCACTGCCCTCTCAATATTTTGGTAAACCTCAAAAATTACCCTTTCATAACATAGAAGAAGCTCTTTTGATAATAAAAGTATCCTTTTTCCACTTTTAAAGTTCACCTTTCTCGAAAAACAGAGATAATCTCTTATCCATTTTTGTTGGAACATGTTGAGGTAAATTTGTGgtccccaccctcctccctaCTCAAATCAAGATCAAATGTGCCACTGTTCCTCAAACTTGTGTCTTCCCAGATTAAACCCTCCTATCTCACCCCTGCCAAtttcccactcccccccccccccctctctaccACCCCTGCCAATTTTCTACCAAGTCCCTTGCAGTGCAGAAAGCTACTTACCAAAAATATCTGTCTCTGTAACTTTAGATTCCTCTTTATCGCTGACACGTTCCAGAAGACTCTGCACGCAGTCTCCGTAAATAGATGAGATACTCGACACACTGATCGAAGAATACAAAGACTGGCAGTACAAGAGGTAATGACGCCATAAATctttgttgccatggtgatcCTTTAACATTTTTGTCCACAATTCCGACACTTTAGTCGATTCCCAGACATCGCGACAAATTTCCACCTGTTCTAATTGTAGCTCTAGACACCCAGGATTTTTCTCTAAAGCTTTCTCCAAAATAGACAGTTTTCTCTGGGTGAGTAGCAGGCTCTCGTTCTTGAGATTACCATGTTTAACAGAGAGAGGATTGAAAACGTTCGATTTCACAAGTTCGTCTTGGAAATTTACAAATTCTTTCCATTTAGCAATATCTTGAGGGTTCTCACTCAAGCACTTGTTGAAATAAGCTACTCGTTCTGTTATCGGATTTCTGACATACGTTTCCATGGTACTAGATGACAATTGATCGCCATTAACACTTTCACCAGAAATACCCAAATATTGTCTGGTTGATGCATCATACAGTCCAAGAGGATCCACCTCTGACGAACCAGAAGAATTTGATTTGCTTTTCTCTTCGATTAGAATGAAAGGATCTGGTTCTTCAGATTCATCCTCCATTTTGTCTACAAACCCAGAGACCCTTTTCGTGCTATCGTCGTTCTTTTTCAAGACTTCCGACATTGTAATAGTTTTATCATTGGATGCAACAGAAGCAAAGTGACTGAAATATCTCCCTTTCCTTGATTGTTTGATCTTGGCTTTGCCCTTAGTCTTgtctctccaaaatattctgtcACTCAGGTCTGCACCACCCAGACACTTTCTTCCCAGGGGTTTGTAGAAGGCGGCATCTTTATAGTCAAGGGTATCAAAACAGAGGTTGTTGCAGTCTGGTTTAGGATCAAGGTAAAACAGATCACCTGTCATATCTGTACGATCATCCAACCAAATAGATGAAGGTCTGAAATATGaatggaaaatggaaaattaaaTTAGATTCCTTTTTCTCTTGGCTCAGATTACTCAGTTAATTACTTGGCTCAGATTGGCTCAGATGGCTCAGATTACTCAGTTAATACTTGTTAACATTGGACTTCAGTAACTACCACTATTAACTTTGAGTATACGTATCAGGGAATTATTTATAAAGAAtggcattgcaaaatgctatacaatatGATCAAGTTGCTACACAAGTGTAAAATATGTATTATAGTGCACTTTTATCCACAGGAACTACATTATTCAATGACAGGGAAAAAATCATAGACTtacaaaatgctacacaaaatttgaccCTGATCATTTGTTTGTACTTCATAGTATCAACAAATGCTTCCAACAAATGAAAATGACCTAAACTGCAAATTGGTGTTTTAATGTCGAAGTTAACCTCATGGCTGCTACATCATTACAAATTTATGATAGAATTTTAAAATACTTTCCACATATTGCTCAAGGAATCAAGCATGCTCtcaaaaatgtttacaactaGAATTCCAATTTGAAAAGGGAAATAAAAAAGACTGACAATCAGTCAAATCTAAATATTACTAAGTTGGGCATATTTTTAGAGTCAATTGTATCATTAGCTTGTTTAAAATGTGTGCCATCATTACCTGTGTGTAAACTTTTGGTATTTCTCTCTGCTCCTGCTTCTACTCCTGCTTCTACTACTGCTTCTACTCCTGCTTCTGTGTTTGTGCCTATGTCTGCTCTTATTCTTGCTGCTGCTCCTAGATTTCTTTCCTCTGTCATCTCGATGAAGTTTTCCATCTCTTTCATTGCTCTTGTGGTGCTTTTTCTGTTTGCTCTCCTTTCTACTCTCACTTTTGATCAAATCTTGATTTCTAGAGCTGTCCGTATATTTCTGATAACTTAGTTTGTGCAGTTTTACAAATTGCACTTGCTCTGGTAACTCTTCCTCATGtttaacatgtttgttttgGTATCTTCCATTACCTCTGGGATCTTGGTAACTATCATTATTGAGCCAGTGAAGTTGGTTCTCTGAGAACAAAAAACAGCGCAAAGTTCAGTGTAATAAGGTGTTATTCACGAGCCATAGAAAATGAGCAACTTGTTGTAAAGGAAGCCAGCACAGGAGTATTAAGTAACAGAAACATGTGAACCCTGAATTGAAACATATTTGTTCAAACTATAGGCTcagaaaagaaatatgaaattaaatgatGCAGTGGATGGCATCATTTTCCTCGAACTGTTTATGGCCTAACTTAGGAATTAAATGCTACCAACTGCCAAGGTTTATTTTTTGAGCCGAAATATTAGACAAACATTCACTTCAGTCCATCCTGGTATACATGATGTTAACAGAATGGCATACCCTTTGTACCATTGATGGACATGGCTCGACATGCCGTGTCATGGACTAACGTTAGTAACGAACACTATACAAGTCAAGTGTAATTGTATTTTCGTGGAACTAGGACCAATGCTAACAGCTAACAATTTTGAGTCCATATTCCGTAAATGTGCTGGTAAATTCAGATAAAGAACATTTCACACACCTTCTGATATCGGTTCTTCCGGACCTCTTTCATCGTCCAAGATAGCGTTTGCACTTGGGAAAAGGCTCATTGTTAGTAAATGGAGATGAATTGAGCTTGGTTGCCTATTTTCAAGTCTCAcgaatttctttcaaatttcttttagtAACCAGAGATCGTTAAATAATATGCTAGAAACGTCGAAGTCGCTCGTATTGAACGCCAACATAGACAAGTAGTCATATAATAAATGTGTCGCATGTAGTATGGCAgatatagtttagtttattttagtagaaaaaaaggatcaggagggacactcaagtccccattaaggaccctataggagagaaaaaactgaagacacaaacactcagacccgattacaatgctttaaGTGCTTTTCCAAAGCATtattaaacccattgacactacttgcaagtacaactttctcaggcaaaccgttccactcattcacaaccctatcagaaaaaaaaagttataccGAATATTGATCCcattgtgacttttggagttttaGACAATGACCTGTGGTACAAATActattaataaatatgaaaaagtcggtaaaggataaattgtcaaaaaccACACACAATCTtaaaaacctgaatcaagtccccacgtaacctcctaagctccagtgtggtgagattcaacagttgtaaccgcctataataaggaacactctttaaggaactcatcatcctagtagccctcctctggacatttttcaagtacttccttatccttagcaaaatatgggttccaagcctacACAgaatactccagatgaggcctactTGAACAACGGCTTATAAAGCCAAACAACtatcctctttcagaaaactgaagctCCTCTTGATTATACCttaaaccctattacctctttttagcagcttcaagacaatgtttagaaggttgcagagatgaggcaatgtagatacctatgtctctttcaacaaagacctACTGTAACTCCACACAATTAAGATTGTAGGTacacttttggttactactaccaatgtgcattaccttgtatttatcaatattaaaaagcatttgccatcactgagaccaggaaaaaaacTTTACCAAATCCCTTTGAAACTTCTTTGGAAGAGACCGCAGaatgcaatttggtgtcatcagcaaacttattagctgtacacaaaatatctccgtcaatgtcatttatataggcaacaaacaacaagggacccaaacCAGACCcctgtggaaccccactagtaacgtcctgccgggccaagaagaagcacaccCTTTAATTACCGTACCACCCTAtgttaccaagccaattctcgatccaaaattcccattgacacccatactctacagcctaagtaaaagacgctggtgggaactttatcaaaggatttttggaaatccaggaacacaacatctacagacttctgcctatttagtgagcttgttacatcttccataaactcaaggatattagtgaaacaagaccttttttgacaaaagccatgttgagactctctaATCAAAGACTAACTTCTGAAGTGACTGACCATAGACTTTTTTACAATAGACTCCATAACCTTACAAAAGACACatgagactaacgggcctataacTACAGGGCTTAGACtaatcacccttcttgaaaattcgggtaatattagcacaactccagtccttaggaacataaccttcattcataaatttactaaaaaccaatgagagtggaacgcagaaatgaTGGGCAAaattcttcaacaaatacggatggattgcattaGGTCCAGAAGCTTTACAAACATTTAGACGAGGCAGCTCCTCtaagacaacctcatccgaaaataagaccgtatccagtttaggactattacttttttttggggggggggggtggctagCAGCTGCTCTATTGATCCTGTCTATATAACGGAAACTAAGATCATATAGATTGATGATGGAACCTAACAATCGGCTTACATATACCCATTAAATGGCATTGGCTTGTAACAGAAAAGACTGTCAGTTTACTCTATATGTGCCTGTTACTAACGCCTGTTACTAACACTACCCTTCAGTATGAATCACATTCGTACCACGAGGACAATCATATTATATAATCCGCTTTTTGACACCTTTGCTAGTAGTTTTTATCGACAACTTGTGATCGATGTCTTAACCACATAGGCCACTTCCATACACCTCCATTGTGCTGGTGTCAACTGTTTGTCAGACTAAAGACCCCGTATCGATGCTCGCATTACCCTCCAGGGGTCCTCTCTAATGGaccgtttttcttttctctcactCTAAATTTTCGATAATCTGATTGGATGATAAGCAAGCAACGTTTTCCTGATTGGACAGAAGCGTTTCAACCCTGAAAAGGGGCCAGCTTACACACTATTGTTGAAATTTTTCTTACAGTCAATACTAACTTCACATAACTGCATGTTCCCCActgagtataggcctatacgtcTTACAAAACTGCCTATTTGTACCAGTGTTATCAAAAGAAATTTTCAAATCTTTGTATGATGTATTTGTTGTCCTGCTGTGTTCAGTTCAACCAAGCAGTAACGACCCCTATTGTGGAATACACTGTGACGTGGTTGGCTTAACGTCTGGGCACTGGTTACAATTCCAACCGATAAAGTtatgaattttgaaatatttaattcgTTTTATCACGAAACAACACCATAACTAATGACACGAAAGTTTATTCACGATATTTgcaatttggattttttttctacCTATTTCACGACGGAAAGCTTCTGTAAATTTGGACGGTGAAGTATTGTAGCAGTTATAATTTTGTTCTACCAACTGGCAACAATTGTTACATGaacaacaaaagaagaaaagaaaagagtgAAACTAAGGCACAGTATCAGCATGGTGGTTTCATTCCTACAAGATATGATGAAGAATTTGTGATGGCTTGAGAAAGTTGCATCACAAGAATCACAGGAACGTTTATTCCACAGTACGGCGCAACTACCAATGGTGAGCCCATTTTTGTTGTACATTTTAACCAGCTTACGATCCATTACAGTAATGGCTTTAATTTTTTAATCCTTGATCTCAAATGATTTAAACATGCAGTTTTCActacaaaaattcaaatattacacatttattataaataataaaaaaataaaaaaataaaaaaatttattAGTAAAGATTAGAAAAACATGAATCCTTTTACGTAGGATACTACGAAGCTATTTAGATAGCTGCAAAATTAAGAGTGGAATGCAAAACTATGTGTACGTCTGTGGTTGAGAAAGCGTTTTATATCGCAAGAAGGGAAGGTAACATTGAAACTATAATCATACCCTCGTTAAAAGTGGAAAGGGTTATTCTCTCAAAGTTTTATAGAGGCCTTAATTGTCCTTATGCAAGTCATGCATATAGAGTAtgttaaaaaaatcaaaactgtcaaaatatACTGATTACCTCAAATTCAgtgatatttcaaaataaatacaCGCACTTAGATTATATCACAgtagtttaataaaaaaattaaaataaatacccTCACTAAGATTAGATCACAGTAATTTAATAACTAAATATTCATAGCATATTCTTTCTTAGGTAATTAAGTTCATAAAGATAATTACTAAGAATGTGTATTTACGGCTTCTGAGTGGGACGTTTTGCTTCAGAGCATTCTCAATTATGGTAAGACACTTTAAGTTTTATTTCTGATATCTGATAAATGCTGAAATAAATGCTGAAACTAGTTACATCTATCTTTACTTAGAATATACCTATATTTTTTGTGTAAATGTACTTAACTATATAATTGAAAGTGATTGAACAGTCATCTGCATTGGTGCAAACtatatttgattttgatttttttttttattctattttattcggaaaaaaatagaagaaaataatgGCTCTacaaagttgcattttgataaATTATTACTACAGAGAACACTTACAACAAAGCAAACATTCTAAATATCACATTTCTAGGATAAATCAAAGAGAAGGCTCTAG
This window contains:
- the LOC139971123 gene encoding LOW QUALITY PROTEIN: nuclear exosome regulator NRDE2-like (The sequence of the model RefSeq protein was modified relative to this genomic sequence to represent the inferred CDS: inserted 1 base in 1 codon) → MSLFPSANAILDDERGPEEPISEENQLHWLNNDSYQDPRGNGRYQNKHVKHEEELPEQVQFVKLHKLSYQKYTDSSRNQDLIKSESRKESKQKKHHKSNERDGKLHRDDRGKKSRSSSKNKSRHRHKHRSRSRSSSRSRSRSRSREKYQKFTHRPSSIWLDDRTDMTGDLFYLDPKPDCNNLCFDTLDYKDAAFYKPLGRKCLGGADLSDRIFWRDKTKGKAKIKQSRKGRYFSHFASVASNDKTITMSEVLKKNDDSTKRVSGFVDKMEDESEEPDPFILIEEKSKSNSSGSSEVDPLGLYDASTRQYLGISGESVNGDQLSSSTMETYVRNPITERVAYFNKCLSENPQDIAKWKEFVNFQDELVKSNVFNPLSVKHGNLKNESLLLTQRKLSILEKALEKNPGCLELQLEQVEICRDVWESTKVSELWTKMLKDHHGNKDLWRHYLLYCQSLYSSISVSSISSIYGDCVQSLLERVSDKEESKVTETDIFDIFIQLCHFWHQAGHTEKTIAAFQAMIELNFFCPENLEQSTALSAQLAFLETFWDSDEPKFGESEAKGWNHWMNMKEKGGWQQTATSSTAAVNEEDDRTLDPSLSKVEAWMMEESARGCDHMLPWRPDPGQTTDDCDDPDRLVLFDDISKVLFKLTGKNAKFQLVLGLLELLGIQNEAMLTTNSSHAHKFLHTVIQSAHQLLHAKFAISMDGEDFNRECVVSSWHSTWVKSCPGILRICEVTKGDKTTNEIKSKSVDTTTESKRSSEFVDYVIDQIIPKISDDRQSVLRLMQLSFHLTNVTLSDEPKARKKQIKSVQKRAKRTLSLEGNRDNLALWEAYALWEWSVGNTKESQRIFETALSFAGVPKSDSEIYSYTRLVHTVASLKLHDVFAKRECELGYRSREKGQVATEKLKTEAINLLTTLGEGVKFVPLSQYHESAVASGRILKARKRFVELLDECKMEYSPIVGPAPAKDGEDLVTPSGSYMYHLSSCYALFQYLTVSSQAARVVFQDVLSFLDKVPTNSNPNEISVLSSQKELDSELVTVAEIQLXSFHTGVSPVPLTDLRSGLQKALSKYPSNAALLEVFLQTERKCHVMGRLRRYFHHLIENTQSPVPIFFAILSELRRQESIQEATNDRSMTSTIPEGNFVLAETGISHQIRSLFERAVRSRYTRHCILFWRMYIQFEVSQGNMKNAKSIFYRALQNCPWSKALYMDIIRNFPEEIEETIDLLMEKELRVRVPLEEIELLMNARDGE